Proteins encoded together in one Porites lutea chromosome 2, jaPorLute2.1, whole genome shotgun sequence window:
- the LOC140925983 gene encoding alpha-1B adrenergic receptor-like, whose product MLRAFHKFQNLRTASNVILASLSIADGLLGIPSILDIIHLSLSVGAEHRSGILRKISASSTFLLMSVIVLHLALISLERSIAVRFALRYHIIVTNRRALIVSIAMWLWAVVVIIVFPKVLKASSDDFEQLRQAMNPYSETRKRPPNDGPPPLTEGYLVFQMITLLVIPLFIILCSYSYIFIVSNRHRKQIREQTDISGLPQRIKHEMKGARTFAVVIAVCLLSIIPLLVVTCLRFFGRLSECDHPKRKHYKFIFYNVAIGLNAICNPLIYGWKNKEFRRAFVKVLKCA is encoded by the coding sequence ATGCTTCGAgcgtttcacaaatttcaaaatcTTCGGACTGCGTCAAATGTAATCTTGGCGAGTTTGTCCATTGCTGATGGATTGCTTGGGATTCCGTCCATCCTAGATATCATACACTTGAGTCTATCCGTTGGAGCTGAGCATAGGTCTGGTATTCTGAGAAAAATAAGTGCGAGTTCCACCTTCCTTCTCATGTCAGTTATCGTTCTTCACCTCGCCTTAATTAGTTTGGAACGGTCCATCGCCGTGAGGTTCGCCTTAAGATACCACATTATAGTAACCAACCGACGAGCACTGATCGTTTCTATCGCCATGTGGCTGTGGGCTGTGGTCGTTATCATTGTTTTCCCAAAGGTCCTTAAAGCCTCCAGCGACGATTTCGAACAGCTTCGCCAGGCGATGAATCCATACAGTGAGACCCGCAAAAGACCCCCAAATGACGGCCCTCCTCCATTAACCGAGGGATACCTCGTATTTCAAATGATAACACTGTTGGTTATCCCCCTGTTTATCATTCTTTGCTCCTACTCCTATATCTTCATCGTGTCCAACAGGCACAGGAAGCAGATTAGAGAGCAAACTGACATCTCAGGACTACCGCAACGAATCAAGCATGAAATGAAAGGTGCCCGCACTTTCGCCGTGGTGATAGCAGTGTGTCTTCTGAGTATCATACCTTTGTTGGTTGTGACATGCCTTCGCTTTTTTGGGAGGCTGTCAGAGTGTGACCATCCAAAACGGAAGCATTATAAGTTTATCTTTTACAATGTGGCAATTGGGTTGAACGCCATCTGCAATCCTCTTATTTACGgatggaaaaataaagaattcagAAGAGCTTTTGTTAAAGTGCTGAAGTGTGCTTAG